CCTTCCCTCCATCTGACGAATCACTCTTCGGTTTACCGCCGTCTTCTGCGCTCGTCTTGTCCAGTTTTGCTTCGTTCTCGGTTTTGGACTCGGCTCGTGGAGTCTCTGACTCCTGAGCTGAGTCTGTTGTCGCTCCATcgttcttcttctgtgtttttgtcccttcggttttctttgtttgaccTGCCACCGTTCTGTCGTCTGTCCTCTCCTGTgattcctctttcttcttctcttctcttgttgTCATCTTTTCCACCTCGGTTTcgttcttcttctcctgtaaGTTCCTCTGTGATTTTTGCTCTTCATTCTTCTTCAGCGTCGTCTCGTCGTCGCTGCTCGTCTTTCGTTTGTCCTCCTTGTCCTCGCCCTTCTTATTCTCTGCCTCAGTTATGGTCTTCTCTTTCTTGTCCTCCGTCACTGCTCTTGTTCTCTCAGATTTCCTTCCAACCTCTgtgcttttttctgtctttttatcttcacctttcttgtctttctccGTCCCCTTCACTTTCTCTgagctcttcttctcttctacCTTTCTGCAGcctgtcttctcctctttcttctgcttttcctcGTCCACTGCTGCTGCCGTGGCTCCTCCCATCATCGTCTTCACCTGAACCTTCGTTCCCTGTCCGGCCGTTGCTTTCACAATCTTTCCGATTATTTTTCTCTCgtccttcttttcttcatctttctgctgctttgcttCATCATTTTTCTTGTCCTCTaccttcttctctttcaccccctcgtttttcttttcctctgtctttgttttttcctccttcttctgcCTGACTTCCTTTTCGTTCATCTTTgccctctgtcttctctctgctgtcgTCTTTATCTcgtccttttcttctttctttgcaCTTTCCTTCTGTGTGACCTCAGTTGTTTTTCGGATcttcttgtcttcctcctccgtCTGTATCTCCACCTCTCCGCTGAGCTTCTTGCTGGTGGAGGATCTGCCGCCTGATTTCTTGATCATCGTCTTTGTGACGGTTGATTCTTTcacactcttcttctctgtctttttggtctcggtcttcttctttgctctgtCCCCAGCTTTCCTGGTAAGAGCAGAAAAGGAACATTGAGCACTTAGTGTAACACGCGTCCTTTAacgtgtccatgtgtgtgtttttcttactcAGCGCTCTTCGGcgtctccctcctcttccctcctctcccggCCTTCAGCAGGCCTCTCAGAGATCTCAGCAAACTCTCTCGCTTTGCTGCCAGACGCTGCTGTCGCTGCACACCAAAGGAAAATCATTTATTAATAATTCATGAAGAAATCattgaaatatttcattagttTACTGTGCATTGTAGAGTATTACAGTCCTGTTCGAGCtttaatttcactgaaatgtgtttcaaCCAAAATCCGATGAAGAGAATAAAGAACAGCTGTTTACCTCCTCATCTGAACCaccttctttctccttttcctcctcctcctcctcttcttctgtcatcatctcctcttttttcccctcctcttctccatcctttgtcttctccatctgttcttctttctctgctctcctcgTCTTCgtcccttctctctcctctggcttcTTCATCTCGTCTTTCTTCCCCTCCACACCttcatcctgtttctcctctcGTCTGGtcccctcttctttctttcctcctccatcatccTTCGTCATTTTCTGCTGTGCCTCCTTTTCTCTCGTCCTTTTCGTTCCTTTGATCTCTGACCTCGTTTCTCTcgtcctctcctctttccttccttcgtTCCcatcctgttttgttgttttcctctcctccttctgttcctctttctctgctctcctcgTCTTCACACCTTGAGTTTCTGTggatttcttctctttctttccttccacaCCTTCATCCTGCTtcgttttcttctctttcttttcctccactttctcagatggcttcttttctgttttctcctctgttttcttttgtacctcttcttccacctcctcctcttctctcttcctcttgatTCCTTGATTCTCAGAAGTCTTCTTCCCTTCTTCCTTCTggtctttctgtcctctgttgTTCTGGGACGTCTCTGCTGTCTTCACCTTCTTTCTGTCCGCTGGAAAGAGACGAGTTGTGACACGGGTTGATGAACTGTAACTGCTGCCGAAGGATCTGAACACTTTTCTAACTGAGAGatttcattttgtgatttttaacaACTTCACACAAACGTAACCCACAGTGAGGTGAGGGGGTCTGTGAGCAGGTGCAGGTGTGTAGGTTACCTGGAGCTGTCGCAGCAGGACTAGCTgtcgtcctcttcctctgctgttcaGCAACAACCtggaaaaccaaacaaaccaagaatcagaacaaacaaagactcttctctccctctgtctgtttcttccaCTCATCTGTCCATCATCAGGCActtcatgaaaaacaaaacagatcaagCCGTTGCATCCAGCTACAGGTTGAACTGAATCCAGGTTCATGTGAAACTCTCACCTCCTTTTCAGGCCCTGTCGTCGTgcttgctgctgtgtttttaattctgcttctgcttcttgtCGTCTCCGGTGTTTCCGTAGCTGTGACATCTTTCTCAGACGCCTGTTTGGACTGTGACCTTTTCTCTGGAGCGGATCTTAGCGAAGCTCTTGTTGGAGCAGCAGGTTCTGTTTTACCTCTGTCAACAGAGGGTTTACTGTCGGGCTTCACAGGGGCGGTTTTACCGGGAGCTGATTTGGTGGAGACATTTTTAGATTCGTCGTTTGCTGTTTTAGGAGCAGGTGTCTGTTTAGTGGATGTAGTCTGTGTGTTGGTCTTTGCTCCAATCTGAGGACACAACAGATCCAAAACATTTACTGAACACATTCACTGATCAAGTTTCTATTGTCTCGTGGTTAATCTCATCATTTTCCCCAAACTTTACCACACGGAACAGATGTCAACTTACAACCATGACAGGGACATAAATCAATATCTAAACTGTTATCAGAGAGTTAGAGACACTGACTTTGAGTTTACTCCCGACTCCAGGCGTGTTCTGGATCTCCCACATGCCCTCAGTGAAGCCTTTGATGCGAACGCCGCTGCCGTACTTCATCTTGTTACCGACATAAGGGACGATGTTCTCTGGGGGGAGGTGACctctgaggagggagagattAATCGTGGGTCAGTCATTAAGCTGTTGATTTTTCTCTATATGTAACTGATGTCACTGATTGACAGCTGCGTATACGTACATCTGATGGGTTCCGAAAAAGAAGACCGGGACTCGCTTCTTGTATCCGTTGTCCGACTTACAGatctgaacaaacacagaggcatTACATTAAATATAAAACTACATCCAGATATAAGTTATAGCCATGGACTGCCCGTCCGTGGTTTGCAGAGACGCCCCTTTTACCAACATCTACCCTGTTAGTTCTTTATTATACATAAGATGTTGACACATCAGATTTGTTGTACGTcgcatttactgtgtgtgtgttgtaatttgTTGTGTGTACCCTGGCAGGCCAGTGAGGGAAGCCCTTCATCTTGGCGAACACCAGGTCTCCTGGTTTGAAGCTGTCGCTGCTTTTCCCCGGCATCTTGCTGCTTCAGATCTCAGTCACACGGAGGGAATCGAACCAGCAACCTCGTACAGGTCGACCTGCTTCTGGCACTCAGCTGGAAACAGcctgaaaaagacagagaagtcATTCAGACTTTTAGCTCCTGTCAACAGTGGATTACTTTCTaacctgtgtgttttatttaaacataaGACACAACATCATCACAAGGCTAAAACTTTTCCCAATCACATCACAGCTCTGTAACAAAGGCTGCAGAGGAGGTTCAGTGTTATCCGAAAGAAGCGTTAGagatcatttttattgtttattgtttttaatctgaacTCAATTTCACGATGCTTTCACAAAATCCAGCAGCAAGTATTATGTTCAAATAAAGactaaagaatttatttatgtatgttaTAGCAAGTGAAACCCTGTGCTGCACTTTTACTTCAGTCGATCCCCGGAGCTTTACTGCTGATAGATACTGTTTATATCCAACAGCTCTCAGTCTGTACTGACGCTTTTCGTGCTAATTTGACCAAACAACATTTACGTCAACTAAACAATCGAAATTAAAAGTGAAAAGAGGTCGTTCACAGCTAAACCTACAGTGAAAAGTGTCGCATTATGTCAGCAGTTTCGTTTTTAGCAACATGTTCACTCACTGTTTACTAATACAGGTAAGCTAGCACAGAGGCTAACTCAGCTAGCCGTCCGTCAGCTGTAATGAGACACTGTAAATCTCAGGACTACGTTAGTTTTGTCAGTTCTTCGTTTAACATGAGAAAAACACGCAAACTTACCGAAGACCGAGCGATTATCTTCCGGTAAAAACGCCTGGTGTTTCCTCGCTACAGCAGGAGGCTTCTTGTTACTAGGCTACACTCCCCAGCTCGTGGCCATGTTGGCCGATTTGTTCGTGTCATGTGACCTTCGATGATTTCCCGCGTTTGGACCGTACCACTCAGAGACGGGAGGAAGGGGGGTTGACTCTACCATCTTGCGGGAAAGATGGGGGATATGGTCGAAATCGAACAGTTagaaatagataaaaaaaaaaaaaaactttatttttgtgaGCAAATAATCCAAAATTTCAAGACTGGATTAGCAACgcaaaatacaaaattaatACTCGTACTATTTAAACTTAAATTCTTCTCCCCTTTTCATATTTTAGGAATATTGAGGAAATTTAAACATGTTTAGAAAATTTAAtacaaattcattttgaaaCACAGTCACCCAAAAcgtaatatataatatatataaatatactgtagctATCTCACAGGCTGACTGCCACCAGAGCTGGGCATTTCCATgcaatatatttatttttgtaatgattCCTAAAATAATTTTAGGAATTGAGCAaatctttctaaaaaaaaacccaaacaaacaaaaaaaaaccttttgaaaTGAGCCAACAAATGTTGATTTATATCAGGAGCTGATCACagaatatgtaaataaaaaaaaatctatggcAGCTTCTGGTTTTCGTTCCTGGGtataacaaaaacaattcaGTCTGTATCAAGAAAGCACATTGCATACTTATTATTTCCCAGTATTTTAGTGTCTGATCATTTCCTATGATATGGGCTCATCAACAGTGAACAGCAGAGAGTGTGTACTCTTCTGGGACATTCACTGTTTATCCCTCACATATCTCACATTTCTATTTACAAATACAGTCTCTAAAATGAGAATGAGAGCCGACCTTTCCATTCACTTATTCAGGACTAAACTGTCCAAAGGCACACTAATGACACACTAATGACACATGAACCTAAGTGCAGCAGCTTTTTAATCGCTTCCACTGTCGCTATCACtatcatcctcttcctcctcttcttcttcttcttcctccttcttctctgtttcctctaCAAGTCCTGAGAAGAAGTCGTTGTCGCCGAGGGCTTTTTTGGTGAGAGACTTCATCCGTccatctttcttcttcctcttgcgGTATTCATTGACAGTCGTGTTGGGTAAACTGGAAATGTCCCAGAACTTGATGAGCTGATCGTGGGCACAGCTGGCCAGGAAGCGGGAGTCCCAGGACTTGGCGAGTTCTTCAATGGGTTCACCAACGTGCTGCCCGATGCAGCCGATAACCCGGTTGGGAAGGAGGTTGATGGCTCTGATAGAGGACAGACACGACATTTAtcatatatgtcatatatcaTAACATGTTACAAAAATGCCATGTGGTGAAAAATCACAGCACGTAGCAACTTTGATGAATAATAAGGGCAGTACCTCAAAAGGTACGAGGCCAATGCAGTGGTCGGTTtatgcaaaaacaaattttactTCACTTTGGAAGTTAGAACACAAAGGTTCTAAACTGATGACAGGCTTTCAGCCGGTGATAACCCAACTCACCGGATGTACCCGTCCATGGAGCCGGTGCACATGATGTTGTCTGTGACGGGGATGATGCAGTCTACCGACTCAGCCTTGATTGCGAAGCGGTCGCTGGTGGCTCCGAAGCCATTCCAGTTGAAGATGTAGATGGTCCCCTCACTGGAACCGCAAACCACCTTCCTCCCCCGCTTCATCAGCGCCACTGATGTCAGATCGCCGCTCTGGTACTCCGACAGCAGCTCGAAGCGCCGCCTCTTGATATTGAAGACGCCCATGGTTCCATCACCACTACATCAGATCACATGAGATCAGAGGTGA
The sequence above is drawn from the Toxotes jaculatrix isolate fToxJac2 chromosome 23, fToxJac2.pri, whole genome shotgun sequence genome and encodes:
- the LOC121177443 gene encoding PC4 and SFRS1-interacting protein-like, translating into MPGKSSDSFKPGDLVFAKMKGFPHWPARICKSDNGYKKRVPVFFFGTHQIGHLPPENIVPYVGNKMKYGSGVRIKGFTEGMWEIQNTPGVGSKLKIGAKTNTQTTSTKQTPAPKTANDESKNVSTKSAPGKTAPVKPDSKPSVDRGKTEPAAPTRASLRSAPEKRSQSKQASEKDVTATETPETTRSRSRIKNTAASTTTGPEKEVVAEQQRKRTTASPAATAPADRKKVKTAETSQNNRGQKDQKEEGKKTSENQGIKRKREEEEVEEEVQKKTEEKTEKKPSEKVEEKKEKKTKQDEGVEGKKEKKSTETQGVKTRRAEKEEQKEERKTTKQDGNEGRKEERTRETRSEIKGTKRTREKEAQQKMTKDDGGGKKEEGTRREEKQDEGVEGKKDEMKKPEEREGTKTRREEEEEEKEKEGGSDEERQQRLAAKRESLLRSLRGLLKAGRGGKRRETPKSAEKAGDRAKKKTETKKTEKKSVKESTVTKTMIKKSGGRSSTSKKLSGEVEIQTEEEDKKIRKTTEVTQKESAKKEEKDEIKTTAERRQRAKMNEKEVRQKKEEKTKTEEKKNEGVKEKKVEDKKNDEAKQQKDEEKKDERKIIGKIVKATAGQGTKVQVKTMMGGATAAAVDEEKQKKEEKTGCRKVEEKKSSEKVKGTEKDKKGEDKKTEKSTEVGRKSERTRAVTEDKKEKTITEAENKKGEDKEDKRKTSSDDETTLKKNEEQKSQRNLQEKKNETEVEKMTTREEKKKEESQERTDDRTVAGQTKKTEGTKTQKKNDGATTDSAQESETPRAESKTENEAKLDKTSAEDGGKPKSDSSDGGKAEQVQPEVKQQQKKSPTMTLTDSTLHRIHGDIRISLKTDNPDIGKCLTALDQLSMVYVTSQHVQRHSELVSTLRKMRCYRANQAIMDKASMLYNRFKNAFLLGEGEEVVSASFLRSLLEEKEREEAQRVERCKERLRREEVLQEVKRRMGQVKERRTDGGGEEEERRERGGAGGEDGGGGAERR